From one Gadus morhua chromosome 8, gadMor3.0, whole genome shotgun sequence genomic stretch:
- the LOC115549457 gene encoding trihelix transcription factor GT-3a yields the protein MPLTKSSTHFWSDEESRFMLNQVKDLNILKFMDGRKTRNGYLFKKMSTRMAEAGFIRTPEQIRIKWKNIRQAYNNAKQNNSSGQERVSCPFYSILDDLLGKRNLSNSAGQQGLDVGFEAANQVRKTEIREEIKTELGEEIETEMGEEIKTEMEEEIQAEMGEETSTEMRDLEETMGSTTQQREDDSPSTSTESTRRIPPLQKNSELPGTSVQAPGRRMQRHTRDVDVISQHMAEMREFWREQLKESDAWQERLLTTIMDNNTTMVAALLEGIKSLRPPAPLSPRVCQVVVNREEESDEAVDGL from the exons ATGCCTTTGACGAAATCATCAACTCACTTCTGGTCGGACGAGGAGTCCCGGTTCATGCTGAACCAAGTAAAAGatctgaatattttaaaatttATGGATGGGCGCAAGACGAGGAACGGATATCTGTTCAAAAAGATGTCCACTAGGATGGCAGAAGCCGGCTTCATCCGGACGCCGGAGCAGATCAGAATAAAATGGAAAAACATACGGCAGGCATACAATAACGCCAAGCAGAACAACTCAAGTGGACAAGAGCGGGTCAGTTGTCCGTTCTACAGCATTCTGGATGATCTTCTAGGGAAGCGAAATCTGTCGAACTCTGCCGGACAACAAGGGTTGGATGTTGGTTTCGAGGCAGCTAACCAAG TAAGAAAAACGGAGATCAGGGAAGAAATAAAAACGGAGTTGGGGGAAGAAATCGAAACGGAGATGGGGGAAGAAATAAAAACGGAGATGGAGGAAGAAATCCAAGCTGAGATGGGGGAAGAAACATCAACAGAGATGAGGGACCTCGAAGAAACAATGGGCAGCACCACACAGCAGCGCGAAGATGACTCTCCAAGCACGTCAACTGAAAGCACGAGGAGAATTCCCCCACTTCAGAAAAACTCTGAGTTACCTG GCACAAGTGTCCAGGCGCCCGGTCGGAGGATGCAACGGCATACAAGGGATGTCGACGTAATTAGCCAACACATGGCTGAAATGAGGGAGTTCTGGAGAGAGCAGCTGAAGGAAAGCGATGCTTGGCAGGAGCGATTGCTGACCACCATtatggacaacaacacaaccatggTTGCAGCGCTTTTGGAGGGAATCAAGAGCTTGAGGCCACCGGCACCCCTATCCCCACGTGTGTGTCAGGTGGTTGTAAACCGTGAAGAGGAGAGTGATGAGGCTGTTGATGGGCTCTAA